The sequence TCCCTGTGCCACTCCTGAGGCTGCCACGCTGTGTttgctgaggaggaagaaaggtgtCAGTGAACCAGTGCTGTGGTCTCCATTCCACCACCACCCACCTTTGTCCCAGCAGCGTCTCCTCGGTGAAAGACAGCACTGGATCTGCATATTGCAGCGCATCAGCACCGAGAAATAATGTTATTTAGGTCACTCGGAACAACTTCTTTACCTGCTCCAGATCCGTTTTAACAATCCCTCTATGACAGTTCTTGGCACAATTAAATCAGACTTTAATTCACCAGTCTGCCTTCTGCATTTCCCTTTGATCAGCACGTAATGATGCACCGCTCCTGCAGCTGAGATCATtgagcagaggagaaagatAGAGGCTGGAGCTGCTTCGATTGAGAGCGGTGTCAAATAAAATCAGTGGGATTTGTCAGAGGGTCCTTGCAGGACGTGTGCAGCATGGTAAGAGGATGCCAGAACTGTTTCAGGCCTTTAAAAAGAGCTCTTAGAGAGAATGTGTGCGACAGCAGGGAAATGTCTGTGCAGGTGTCAGCCGTGCCCACCTGGCTGGTGGCACTCACACCGGAGCGGAGCATCTCCCACATGCAGAATGTTGGTACGGTTTAGCAGACAGCTGAGATTAGATTTGAGATGCTGAGAATTGTTCTGCATCCCGGGCAACGAGAACAATTAAAGAGCTCCGCTTATCTCTTCCAGCTCGGTCAGTGTAATAAACTTAACAGCACGAAAATAAACGCGGGATTTGACAAGGAAGAGCTCTGCtggctttaaaaattaattctcaTCAATGATTCAATGCTGCTGAAGGAATCAAAGGAAACGAACGCCGTTAGGGCTCGTACACCCAGAggtgctgccagcactgagcGCCCgtgtctgcacacagcaggaggaaggctgCCCCCGGCAAGCACACTGTGCATGGCAGCTGAGAGAGGCTGATCAAAACAGGTCGTTGCCAACCAGAGGGTGTGTGGGTTTGTCACTGCTTGGGGAGAACCAAGCGCTACCAGAGGTGAGCAGGAGGTGGCTGTGTCCCAAAGGGAGATCTGGGCGGTTTGGGGAGGGAActaagaagggaaaaagaatgggaaagaTGGCAGGAAAAGCCCATGCCAGCTCTGGGGGGTTCTCTGGGAGGACTGGGGCTGGCAGAGCACAcaggctggaaggcagcagtgtgagagCAGTCCCAATGTGCTCCCcgcagcccagcagtgctcaaTGGCTTCCCCAGAAATGGGGCAGTGCTGTAGGCAGGTGAGGAGGCTTTACACGGACCGGTTGGGATGGGGTCACATACATCATGTGTAACATGCCCACGTGAGAATGCAGAGCCCACTGCAACCTGCTGAGCATCTGCAAAAGGAAGAGACCAGAACGCAACATTGAGAGGCAACGACCACCCGTGTTTCCTTCTGTATTCAAAGCTACAAAGGGCAGATGTGATGtttctgcagaggagctggTTTGCTTGCATTGGCGTGAAGGGAAGTGCTGGTGGGCAGCATCAGGCTGGGCTCCCATCCTGGGGGCAGCTGGGCAACGTGTGGCTCATGCTGACAGCACGAGGAGGTCCTGGTGGGGCAGAGGGCTCGGTGTGATGTGGGGCCCGGGGAGgaggggggctgcagggctgtgctcacctCGATGATGTGGATGTCAGCGTTGGTGAAGTCGATGTTCAGCAGGCGTGGGAGTGGCACCCCGtggcccagcacagctgtgggacagcagcatggttagcacagccctgcctgccccccTCCTCCTGTGCCCCCCAACCAGCACTGTGTGCCTCAGTTCCCTGGAGGTGGATGAGGCACCAAAGCTTTCTCACCATTcagggcaggcaggaaggcagtaTCGAAGACCTCGTTGATCAGCGTCTCCAGCAGTGAGATCTACAACAGGGAGAGGGGTCCCTTATGCCTCACCCCGTCCTTGGGGTGTAGGGGCACTCCTTGCACACTGCTGCTCCAACTCTACACCCAATTCATGCAAACTGCTTACAAACTGGAGGTGCAAACTGAGCAACGCACTCCCTGCACCATGCTAAAGCTCCCTCAGCTCTGATACCAAacccacagtgctgcagtggtgcCACAACTGCTTTGGGGATCCCAACTTTGTTTGTGTGTGCCCCAACACCAAGTAGTGCCAGTGAGCGGGATGGTTCCCATGTCCCAATTCTGTCTTTCACCACACAGGTCTAtggtctttttttcctaaagattgCTCATGGATCATCCATGGAGCAAACGCATCTGCAGAGGTGAAAGAAAGGTCCCATTAAAAATGCAACACAAATGACACTGCATAATTGGCCCTTAATTCTCCCAGCCAATCCCTATGGGCACTTTGCTCTCTGCGGTCGATGTCACTCGTTGCTGAGGCTGCTCATGTTCTTACATCAAAATCTCCAATGGATGAAGACACCAAGGAGAGCtcagttctgcagaagaaagcagaggcaAAGTGAAGGGCGAAGGCCCATCCTACCATcacatcccaccccacaccAGCAGGAAcaaaggcagagagcagcatcCTACTTCTCAAGGCCGGTGCTGATCTTCAGTTTGTTGGCCTCAACAGCAAACTGAGCCATCAAGGACGCATTCTGCAGCCAGAGGACAGGTGTGGGTCAGCCACACAGgaggcagctgcctgctgctgggctccaaCACACGttggcacagctgcccctcTGTACGTAcgatattcagaaggcagagaaaCTTCTGCACGTCAGCTGAGTGGATGGCCACCACCTCTGCCGTAGCCTTGAGCTGGATGGCAGCTTTATCTTTCTTTAAGGTCACCACAGGTGCTTTGGGAACTGTGATTTTCAGCAGCAACTCGCACAGCTCAGGGTACGCCTTAAGAACCTGCAGCATCCAAGGGCAGAAAGCCTGTGGTGACCAGGCAGAGCAAGCACATTGGGAGCAATAGAGTAAGGATGGggccagctgcctgctgggcagcatctgctgctctcGGGGATGGATTTGCTCCTGCGCTGCTCCAGCTCAAGGATGTTCACCGCTGAACTCAAGCCAGGTGGGAGCTCAGTCACCGGGGTGCCCCAAACCCTGCTGGGAATGTCTGGTCCTGGCTGTGGGGCTCTGCAAGGGACTTCGGTGACTGGGCAGGTGCAGGGGACAAGGTGACAAACCCAGCTGTAGCCTGCTGTGGTTTCTGGCTTGGGAATAAAGTTAAAGCTCTTCCATCAGACACGTGAGATGATGAGGCAGGGGCTGCCCTGTCTCTGGGTGCTCCCTATACTGAGATGCTTGCAGTGTGTGGTGGAACCAGGACTCACCACAGGAACCAGGGCTCCAAGAGTCGATGTTGTCAGTGGTGGAAGCTCAGGAAACTGTCACAGACAAAAGGGGGAAACGTTGCATGGGTGCGTGCTGGTTTTCAGCAGAGATCTCCTACAGTGTCCGAGTGATACACAAAAACTACACGGCTCATCACTCCCAGGGATCAGAGATCCTGATCAACAGTGACAAGGTGCAACAGCTTTGCAAATCGAGAGCAGTTTGCTGAAGACCTGAGCTTTCTCTGAAAGAGGCAGGCAGTTCCAGTGCTCACCGCAGCATTGGAGACGTCCAGATCCAGggctccttccttctgcagggcagccagcactgaACTGAGGAAGTTCACAGATAGGCCCAGCTGGGAGGAGCTGGTGTCCGGCATCGGTGGCAGAGGCGGCATGGGGACCCGTGGAGGTATGGGGACACTTTCTGGTCTTCCCAGTGGGTAGTCAACCAGACCTCCTGCTACTCCTCCGACCACAGTCTGCAGTTACAGGGAAGGAAGCACGAGGCAAAAGGTTGCAGCGGTTTGCAATATTTGCCTTTACGGTTAACTTCATGTCCCATGGATGTGAAATCACCGCACGCACACCCAAGTCAGATCCCATTGCATTTCCTTCTCCAGAATCTCATGAAATGTGAGCCTCGTGACGATAGCAGCGCAGGAGCAGGGCGTGGAGCCAGGACCTCTGCGATCCTCTCACAGCCCCCTCAGGTCTGACGTGTGTGACCACAAGCACAGCCCAGGAGATGTACCCAACCCCCTGAGATatcacagagcagaaggagaaggTGCAGGACTTACATTCAGGTCTACCTCGAGGAACTGGCCGGTCACCAGCGGCAGGCTGGACACGGTGTACTGGATACTGCCCAGTGGCACCAGTGGCACCAGTGCTGGTGGAAGGGATGTGGTTcggtggctgctgcagctctgcagcacagagctcgCCCCAAGCAGGCTCTGCCTGGATCTGaaagctccctgctgctggcagaggggctgcagcatcacagcctcAATGCACCCAGCACGACCCAAGGGAAAGGCAGAGTGAGGGGCTCCACTACTTACAGTTGACCAGCCCCAGCTGATCATTGACAAGTCCCAGGGCAACATCAAGTactgggcagagctgtggaggGACGAGGAGAAGCTGCTTagagctgggcacagccctACAGCCCCACATCAGGTGTACCAACTGGCTCTGGCTTGGCTGATGCAGAGCTGCACCATGAAGgtttttccttccatcttaCCAGATTAGGCAGAAGCCTGTTTAGGACACTAGCCAATAAATTATCCACAATTGGGAGCAGgctgtggaaaaacaaaggatctccatgaaaaaaaaaaaagaaagaaaaaaaaaaaacctgctgcaAGGTAAATGAGTTTTAAACAATTCCCTGTGAAATGAGTGCAGAGCAGACCTCCTGGAGAAAGGCAATTGCAGCAGCAAAGTGCACTGTTATGCTTGGATTTTGCATGAGATAAGTCTAATTGGCATCCCAAAATAGCCAGTGGGAAATTTAGTGCTGCCTTTTATCTGCTGGTATATAGGCTCCTtaaatgagcagcagcagcctcagcccGAGAGCTTTTTGTGCCTCACGTGACAAATGGTTACACCTCAGAGGACCCCACGCGATCTCGGGCGGAATGATCTCAAACACAGCACAAGGGACAGAAGCGTCCCTCCGAATGTCACGCACCCTCTCAGCAGTCTGACTTTAATGCCCCCGAGGAGCGTGTTGCATTTTTCCACCACCAGTATGGGGGAGCCGCTGCCGTCCATGGTCAGCCGGACCTGCGAGGTGATGTTCACTTCCACAGCAATGTCCAGCAGACCCAGGAGGCTGTGAGggggagcaggagcagctcagccctccaTCCCCTGGCAGCCAGGCTggcagggcagtgaggcacagcCAGACCCACCTTCTGCCATTGAGGGCCACTCGCGTGTAAAGGTTGAGGTGGAGGCCGATGCCGGGCAGGAGCCGTAGGGACACCCTGGGCAGAGTCAGCTCCACGATCCTCAGCCTGCGTGGACAGCAAAGGGACCccattttctcagctgttttcctgttttatcaGAATCTGTGCTCTGGCTGCCTTATGATTGCTTGTCTTTGTGCTTCTGCTGGGCTTCAAGAGTTAAAGCAGGAAATCTGCAGACAGCCCAGCAGCGGGTTGGAAGCAATGCACGGCTCTGAGCTCCCCCTATGGGAAGCAACTCCAGGCTCCAAACCCTTGCACCTCTGAGAGGTCCTTATGCAGCCTCAGTGCCAACCCAGGGGCGTCGCAGGCAGCACCAACACTGGACCATCACCACCCAACCACACCTGAGCTTCTGCACCCAACAGCACTCAGAGCTCCGCCAGGAGCCGCACTTACCCCGTGAGcccctgcactgtgctgagcaggcCTCCATCCCCAAGGACACCCAGCAAGCCTCCTCCAAGGAGCCCAGCTGAGCCGGAGGGGCCTCCATCATCCAGCAGAGccccctgcccctctgctgcaccTGGCACATCCACAGGAAGGGACCCCCTGGGAACAGACCAGCTTCTGGGAGGTGGACGGCTGCGGGAGGCCACCCAGGAAGCATCCCCATTGCCACGGAGACCACCACCTGCATCGCGTCCTCCACCAAGGAGATCAGCACCAGCACCATCACCTCCACCCAGCAGGCCACCCGTCAGTCCCCCAAGCAGCCCCCCACTGCCCAGCAgcccccccagcagccccccgCCACCCAGCAGGCCGCCAAGCAGCCCCCCGCCACCCAGCAGGCCGCCAAGCAGCCCCCCGCCACCCAGGAGGCCCCCTCCATGGCCgtcctgcagtgctctgcttccATCCATGCTGCTGATGGGCAGATCTCCAAGGGCTCCTTGCAGGGCTGCTCCGCGTTGCAGGGAACCTGCAAGGGCTGGAGAGCCATACTGGGATGAGCACACGGGGTCTTGGTGTGGGTCATGGAGAGGTTTGTGCTCTCCATCCTGGTCACTGCCTGTACTGTGATATTTGTGCCCAGCCCAGGAAAAGGGCTCAGGTACCATGTAGATACTggggcaggagcacagtgcCCAGGGGAATGTGAAGGTGGGACAGCGAGGGGCCTGGCATAGTGAAGAGCCTGACATGGTAGCAAACACTTAGGCAAAGGGCTCACAtctctgcagaggagcagccccTAGAGAAGCAGCATCACTGCTTTGTCCCTCTCAAATGGGAGTAATTCTGGAAGCCTGGCTACTTGaaatttccaaaagaaagagTCAGGATTCAATCTGAGGAGAAAGTATGCATGCAACCTTCAGGCTCCTTCACCCCAATGCCAACACCCTCCCTGTCCAGCCTCACTGGGCTGCACAGCACCTCAGACCGAGGATCCTGTTATCACACTCACCATCACTCAGAACACCTTTGTTGAGGCGGAGAACAGCATCTGTTGGCAGCTGGCTGagggctggggacagcagggcacagagcacagcgATGCTCAGAGCTGTCAGCATGGTGTCCTCTGGTGTGGCAGGATGGGGGTGCAGGGGACAGCTCGCACTGCTGGCACCGAGACACCAACAGCAACCTGGGGAGGGAAACTGGGAGGAGAGGAACCCCTGAGGGGTTCTGAGCAAGCCACACATTTTTCAGTGAACAGCAAATCTTTAGGAGAACCAAAAGCCTTCGTGTGTTTGAGCCCCATACAGCAAACAGATTTGGATGCACTGTGAAAAAGGGTATAAAGAGGGAGGGCCCCCGTAGGCATGTCTGCAGGCAGGATTGCTGCACAGCCACAACACCTGTGTGCTTGCTGCCACTCACACGCAGCCAAGCAACTCACTCCTTTCCATCTCCGGTCGCTGTGACACGAGTTTAAACTTGCTGTTCAAAATCATTACCCATAACCCAGAGATTGCTCTGAGCTTCCCCTGCTGACCCCCACTCCATGTGCAAACTCACTGCACTGCAATACAGCCTTTCAGCTCTACTTCGTATCCTCTTTCTGAGTTTTCAGCTGAACCAGAATCACTTACCTACATTTCTGCCATGACTGGTAGCTTCCCcatgtttgtgttgtttttctcactCATCAGAGCACAGCATAAGGGAGGTGGTAAAGATCTGCACCCCAGCTGCACCACTGTTACCTGGCCCTATCCTGTCTCCACTCCTGGCCTGCGGGGGACCTTGTAGCTCAGCCACCTGTCACCTCCTCCCTGTGAGGAACAGGGGGGTTCTTATATAGCAAAACTGATGCAGGGATGCCTAGAGTTACATAAAGGTGGACTGGTGGGTTGTGCCCATCCAGGAGCATTTGCGGTTTTCCTATATTCCAGTATAAGCAAGGATTTGTGCACTGGGGCTGAGTATTGTGCAATAGGTCACTGGATCCCCTCTTatcagcagtgctgtttgcCAAGAGCTCAGAGGAAGGGATGAAATCCCTGAACCTCAGGAGCACAAAGCTGCCACCAGGCCCACAGGAGATGCTGGAAAACCATCCTGTTCCATGGCTGTGTGGGCACATTCAGCCAACATCTGCACCAGGATACAGACACAAACCATGCACACCTGTGGGTGATTTTTCAAGCCCTGCCCAGCTTTCCAGCAAGCACATGGATAGGAGCCAGACAAGCCCTGGGAGACATTTCAGCTCCTTTATTGCTCAACCTGAGAAGCAGCTCCCCAGGATTACCCTCCCAACCCGtgcagctgccccagccctgaACGCATTTCTGCAGCCACAGGAAAGCCCTGAGAAGCACGGGTTGGGTGTCAGCCCACAGATCACAGGAGTTCTTTTGTCCTGGTGCCTTGGAAGGCTAATGCCTTCCCAAGATAAAACacattgctcagagcccagctAAAGCTACCCAGTGCATCTTATGTAACAGTGGCAAAATACATCCAGAAACCAAAGCAGTGGGAACGCAGAGCTCAGCTCGTGTCCGGCTCCAAAGGCAAAGGAACCTTTGTGAGTGGTGCTCCTTCCCAGCCCACCTGCTCTGCTCCTATTCTGCCATCAAGGTTCAAGCCCTGTTCCCCgcctctgctcacagccctgagCTTCAGGAACGTGCTCCCCAAGGTGCCAGCTTACCAAACTCTTTGCCATGGGTAAGGCCCCCACTTCAAACCACTTTGCTTTTCCGTGGCCGTATGGCGCAGGGCACTGCAGAGACTAATGGGCTCTGGCAGCTGGAGACACATCCAATGAATATTCAGGAAGAAATATTGATGCAGTGAAGGATTTTATTGAAAGAGCAATTTGAGAGCAACGCTGGTGCCTAAACAACAGCTGCGATTCCAGACTTTGGGTGTTAGAATTGGCCACAAAAAGtcccccctgacatccagcagctgagcagcatctCCATACCACAATTTGGGCTGCAACAGGAtggacagagcagaagcagccctCTGTCTGAGGCCGCGGTGATAACCTGAAATGGTgctcaggagaaaataaaaacaaagcaattggGGATGGCCAGGGCTCTGTGGGGAATCGTCTGTCTCACCCCAGGAGTGAAGTGGAGGCTCCTCTGGTATGAGCTGGTTTCAGAGCTCTCTGCTCTGGTTGATCACAAAAGTGTTCTGCCAGGAAGAAGGACAAAAATGAGTCAGTTTTCTCCCTTGGGTTTCCCCAGCTCTTCTCTACATCTGACCGGTGCATCTTTGCACAGAGAAGCCCCGTAGGAGGAACAGCAGCTCCTCAGGATGGGGCCAGCACAAATGTGAGTCTTACATCAGCCACGTCCACCTGGCCGTTCTCGAAGTTGGTGTTGAGGATGTTGGGCAGCGGGATCCCCATACCCACAGCATCTGCAAGGCCAAGAGAGCAGCTCATCAGAGATGAAACCCCAGAAGTGCCAGCTGGGGAGGGGGCTACAGGCTGGGCATGGAAAGGGGGTTCACCCCTGCCGTACTGTTGATGGCAGGCACGTATGCAGCTGCAAGGATGTCCTTCACCCATCCTTCCAATTGGGAGACCTGTGGTGGGAGGAGGTATGAGTTAGTGCCAGAGTGGCGgtgctggggagagctgagctCTGCGCCCTGTACTTACATTGATGGAGCCGAGCCGCGAGGATGCCAGTCTGAGATTTATTCtgcaaaagataaaaacaagGAGGAGTGCCACCGGAACGGCTGCCACTGagtgctctgagcagtgctcaCACCCCTTTCAGTCCAGATGTTTTTCTGACCACGCAAACAACTCAATTTCTTCAAAAGACTCTCCTGACTTCAGGCGAGCTCTTCCTCTggggcagctctgagctcttCACACCCACATCACAGCCCCATTACCCATGCTCAGACCCAGCCTCTGTGCCCCCAGCAGGGCTCTACCTGTCCACAGCCAGAGCGGTGTGCAGACGGCCGCCAGAGACAGACGGGGTGATGTCCAGAACGATGTCCTGCCATTGTGACAATAGAAGAAAAGGAGTTATTTCCTCCCAGAGAAAAGCCGGAATATTTGGAAGTAACTCAGGCCGTGAAAAGCACACCTGTCTGTGcttagaaataacattttttggACAGGTGGCATCACAGATATCCCCCCAAGATTGGGAATTATTCCCCAAAAGTTTCACCTGCGTGGTTATGGGCACAACTGTGGCACCAGGCAGCGCATTGCCAATGTGCAGGGGAAGCAATGGCTCAGGGCACTCACTGAGTCCAGGCTGAAGAGGGTCTGTGGGGGGAAGCCAGGGCGTTGTGCAAGGACATCGATGGCTGCTCGCAGAGTGGCAGTGGCCTTCCCGTCCCTCAGGGCCACCACAGGTGTGTCAGCCAGGCGCACACGCAGTGCCAGAGGCAGCGACCCAGGCAATACGGTGCTGAGCTGGAGGGAGAGATGCCATCAGAGCCTTGGCACGGCTGGGATTTGGgcttcagaaacacaaacatcACTGATACTACAAAGGGGGCTGACCTGGGGGAaggctgagagcagggctgaggTGGTCAGCGGGATGCTGTTGGGCACCTGTAGGAGCAGTGATGGGGTCAGTCCAAGCGGGGGGCGGTGGGAGCACCCCTGATCCCAGCCCCAACCCACCGCCGAGCTGGAGATGTCCATGCTGAAGGCTCCCTGCCGCTGTGCCAatgccagcacagcactcagcacGCCCTGCGACAGCCCCAGCTGTGTCCCAGGACCTGCAGCTGGCGGCAGAGTGACAGGCACTGACAGACCTCCTGCTGGCTCCACCACATTGCCCTCCGCGTCCctgaggaggagctgcagggacagagcagagcaggaggttgACATGAGCGGTGCCACCCGTGTCATTAATCAGCACCCCAATAATCAATGCACTGCTGGTTTCTACTGCTTTGGCACAGGCAGTGATTGCATTCGCTGCAGCTCTCTGCGTAAAGCACTGTGATCAGTAAGAGACACTGACAATCCTTCTTGTGCAATTATAATCCCCATTAATTACACACCCAACTTTTACAAACCACTTACAAATGGAACCTTTGCATAAATGGCGACCCATTGCTCTTGTACAAAATGCTAACACAGGGCTTTTCTAATGAACGACACCGTGAGTGCTGCAATCACACTTAATTAGCCAGCGTCCAGCCGGTCTGACTCATGCTGCCCTCAAGGATTAGCAAATATGGAACAGACACAGACCCAGCTGtggcaggagcacagagctggctgggctgtgctgcactgtgaaCACCCTGCCATAGAGCTGGGGACCAGCACTCCTCCACAAGCAGCCAACCTATGGAGGTCAGTTACCCAAACCCAAAAACTCAAAGGCAGCACTTACGTTCAGATCCAGCTGGATGGACTTGTCACCAATGATGGGAAGGGAGGACAGAGTGTACTGGAGGTTTCCCAGAGCTCCCAGAGGGAGCACAGCTGCAAGACACAGGGAGGAGATCTTCTAACCTGCAAGGATGAGCTGCCCACAAGTACTGTGGTTTCCAAAGACCCCGTTCTGTAGGCAGCCCCTGGGTGCAGCCAGCCCAGCCAGACAAGGGGTTATGGCACTGTTCTGCAGCAAAAACTGCTAagtgcagggcagagctcagtAGGGCACATGGACAGGAGGGGGCTACCAGCACTTACAGGTGACAGATCCCAGCAATGAGTTCACAACGCCCAGCACGGTGTCAACAACGGGGCACAGCTGGAGAGGCAGAGGGGTGTCAgggcccccagcacacagcagcatggctgcaTGGTGTCACCAGGGCTGGGGGCACGTCACCCCCTCCTGCTTGCACTGGGATTTGCATGGGTCTGGTGCAGGGCTCAGCATTGCCTCTGCCATGGGTGCACAGAGGCCATCACATGAACACTTTGCTCATGTTCCAGGGCCATGGAGGCAATGGGGCTGGGTGTCCCAGGTGagcctgcagctgtgcaaaCAGCCCTGCCACCCACAACAGTGACGCTCCTCACCCAGACTTACCAGCCTGGGCAGCACGTTCCCAAGGACGCTCTTTAGGGTTTTTTCCACAAGTGGCACTTTGGGTCTGGGTAACaggaaaataggaaacaaaatggGATGATGGTGAGCAGCTGAAAAATAAGTGTACTTTGAACAAGAGGCACTGCTTGCACCATGCAGGGTTGTACATCAGTGCCTAAATATCACCCAAAACTCCCCTACAGACCTACCCCACACGGATATTGATGTCTCCAAGAAGGGTCTTGCAGTCTTCAACCACCAGCCTGAGAGCCCCCGACTTGTCCTGGGCCAGCCGCACTCTTGCAGTGATGTTTGCTTCCACCTGGAGCTGGAGCAGACTGCCCACGGCGCTGCACAGCCCAAGGGAGCACATCTCAGAGGGTTTTCTAGCCATCTGCTTTGCAACAAGATggtgcagcctctgctctgagctgtgcccccAGTGAATGCTCCTTACCCATTGCCGTCTATCAGCAGCTGGGTGTAGATATTCAGCTGGAGACCAACGCCTGGCAGGAAGCGCAGAGTTATTTTGGGGAGAGTGATGTTCACAATTCTCAGCCTGGAGTTGGAACAAGGAAGGGCAGT comes from Lagopus muta isolate bLagMut1 chromosome 16, bLagMut1 primary, whole genome shotgun sequence and encodes:
- the LOC125701481 gene encoding BPI fold-containing family B member 4-like, with the protein product MDGSRALQDGHGGGLLGGGGLLGGLLGGGGLLGGLLGGGGLLGGLLGSGGLLGGLTGGLLGGGGLLGVLGDGGLLSTVQGLTGLRIVELTLPRVSLRLLPGIGLHLNLYTRVALNGRSLLGLLDIAVEVNITSQVRLTMDGSGSPILVVEKCNTLLGGIKVRLLRGLLPIVDNLLASVLNRLLPNLLCPVLDVALGLVNDQLGLVNSLVPLVPLGSIQYTVSSLPLVTGQFLEVDLNTVVGGVAGGLVDYPLGRPESVPIPPRVPMPPLPPMPDTSSSQLGLSVNFLSSVLAALQKEGALDLDVSNAAFPELPPLTTSTLGALVPVVLKAYPELCELLLKITVPKAPVVTLKKDKAAIQLKATAEVVAIHSADVQKFLCLLNINASLMAQFAVEANKLKISTGLEKTELSLVSSSIGDFDISLLETLINEVFDTAFLPALNAVLGHGVPLPRLLNIDFTNADIHIIEDLLVLSA
- the LOC125701482 gene encoding BPI fold-containing family B member 3-like — translated: MDSGCLLWVVCRRQGQRLETSLLCRDQSGPKMAVLWVVFLTCGLLTSSQGLPGSAPVSARVDKDVLESAITGSLANSNLLQGLLGGLLGPDGLLGGLLGSSGLLGGLLGGDGLVGGLLGGNGPVGGLLGGDGLVGGLLGGGGPVGGVLGDDGLAGGLVGGDGPVGGLLGGDGPVGGLLGGGGPVGGLLGGDGPVGGLLGGGGPVGGLLGGDGPVGGLLGGDGPVGGLLGGDGLAGGLLGGDGPVGSLLGGDGLVGGLLGGGLLGGTGNQGQGSLLGGGLLGKDGLLGTVQGLTGLRIVNITLPKITLRFLPGVGLQLNIYTQLLIDGNGAVGSLLQLQVEANITARVRLAQDKSGALRLVVEDCKTLLGDINIRVGPKVPLVEKTLKSVLGNVLPRLLCPVVDTVLGVVNSLLGSVTSVLPLGALGNLQYTLSSLPIIGDKSIQLDLNLLLRDAEGNVVEPAGGLSVPVTLPPAAGPGTQLGLSQGVLSAVLALAQRQGAFSMDISSSAVPNSIPLTTSALLSAFPQLSTVLPGSLPLALRVRLADTPVVALRDGKATATLRAAIDVLAQRPGFPPQTLFSLDSDIVLDITPSVSGGRLHTALAVDRINLRLASSRLGSINVSQLEGWVKDILAAAYVPAINNAVGMGIPLPNILNTNFENGQVDVADNTFVINQSREL